One region of Drosophila teissieri strain GT53w chromosome 2L, Prin_Dtei_1.1, whole genome shotgun sequence genomic DNA includes:
- the LOC122619441 gene encoding unconventional myosin-IXa isoform X2: MATLGLSKVFILDKYFTELQKFWETEKKLQDASSSNEAVHLQQRLKSLSTELVTLRNRLHVGHGPGQGQSQGGNGSQPVPPGPNAGPKANNFDLNASSPNLNLSSSGAGLSATAVQQHTNGHHTTSKNHSFSHSGSGGGGAGGGGTVVSARNTSIPHPLPHQLAEKPSLPHQQSGSGHGQSTGTLPHMSGMGSILGQGSHSHAAVNSNNSNTLPMRSTNSGHLGSNGGGVGHHLSHAHSQQLPFIPQSKHTNPCQSVKTLPFGFGYSESQQKVQQQKQPPANSSPKDMQDLIHLSGPLTEHAVMRTLQARFNEQRYFTNVGPILLSINPYLDVGNPLTLTSTRAMPLAPQLQKIVQEAVRQQSETGYPQAIILSGTSGAGKTANAMLMLRQLFAIAGGGPETDAFKHLAAAFTVLRSLGSAKTTTNSESSRIGQFIEVQVTDGALYRTKIHCYFLDQTRVIRPLPKEKNYHIFYQLLAGLSREERQKLHLDGYSPANLRYLRGDIGQNEQEDAARFQAWKTCLGILGIPFLDVVRVLAAVLLLGNVQFIDGGGLEVDVKGETELNSVASLLGVPPAALFRGLTTRTHNVRGQLVKSVCGDGDANMTRDCLAKALYCRTVATIVRRANSLKRLGSTLGTLSSDSNESVHNQADVASQHASTIGGGNAGSKSMAALNNAVRHATSDGFIGILDMFGFEEPSPHAHLEHLCINLCAETMQHFYNTHIFKSSVESCRDEGIVCDTEVDYVDNVPCIDLISSLRTGLLSMLDAECSVRGTAESYVTKLKVQHRSSSRLETKPTAEPHDPRMFLIRHFAGRVEYDTTDFLDTNRDVVPDDLVGVFYKHTCNFGFATHLFGSELKALYAQQQAPRGLSFRISPTSHSDLLNGDEPVSTLTQDFHTRLDNLLRTLVHARPHFVRCIRSNGTEAAGSFDRATVVRQIRSLQVLETVNLMASGFPHRMRFKQFNARYRMLAPFRLLRRSEDKALEDCQLILQYALEQPPVLDGSVTLAWAPGKRHAFLSEGIRQHLEHLRTEIRHKSATLMQATWRGWWWRKKMGSGGPKRSKLPGHQQAPLANSKVTPNSAAQSKAASSTMAALAAVAAAAPISVPRLSAKTTNLGIGGTVARPRPQPIAGTPPPDPQEKCDQKIIQQTCNLFGLDLERPPPVPPSRSYTITGNSKISYPQNRVMKMNFPEEGQSEAPQLKKGEAVTVVGASTGRGHLMVEHKGQSFHVPFQFMTLSK, from the exons ATGGCCACATTGGGCCTGTCAAAAGTCTTCATACTGGATAAATACTTTACCGAATTGCAAAAATTTTGGGAGACGGAGAAGAAGCTGCAGG ATGCATCTTCATCCAACGAGGCAGTTCATCTGCAGCAGCGGCTCAAAAGCCTGAGCACCGAGTTGGTTACTCTGCGAAATCGGCTACACGTGGGCCATGGACCCGGTCAGGGTCAGAGCCAGGGAGGAAATGGTTCACAGCCAGTACCTCCGGGTCCCAATGCGGGTCCCAAGGCCAACAACTTTGACCTGAACGCATCCAGTCCGAATCTCAACCTGAGTTCCAGCGGCGCAGGACTCTCAGCCACCGCCGTGCAGCAGCACACCAATGGACACCACACGACATCGAAG AATCACAGCTTCAGCCACTCGGGCTCcgggggaggaggagcaggaggaggtggGACGGTGGTGTCGGCTAGGAACACCTCGATTCCACACCCACTTCCGCACCAGCTGGCCGAGAAGCCGAGTCTGCCGCATCAGCAGAGTGGCAGCGGACATGGCCAGTCCACTGGGACACTGCCGCACATGAGCGGCATGGGAAGCATCCTGGGGCAAGGTTCCCACTCCCATGCAGCggtcaacagcaacaactccAACACGCTGCCCATGCGCTCCACGAACTCTGGACACCTGGGCAGCAATGGCGGAGGCGTTGGACACCATctcagccacgcccacagccagCAATTGCCATTCATCCCGCAGTCGAAGCACACGAATCCCTGCCAGAGTGTGAAGACTCTGCCCTTTGGATTCGGCTACTCCGAGAGTCAGCAGAaggtgcagcagcagaagcagccgcCGGCCAACTCCTCGCCCAAGGACATGCAGGATCTGATCCACTTGTCGGGACCGCTCACCGAGCACGCCGTGATGCGGACGCTGCAGGCCCGCTTCAATGAGCAGCGGTACTTT ACGAACGTGGGTCCGATCTTGCTCTCCATCAATCCGTACCTGGACGTGGGCAACCCGCTGACCCTCACCTCCACGCGCGCCATGCCGCTGGCCCCGCAGCTGCAGAAGATCGTCCAGGAGGCAGTGCGTCAGCAGAGCGAGACGGGCTATCCGCAGGCCATCATCCTGTCGGGCACATCGGGCGCCGGAAAGACGGCCAATgcgatgctgatgctgcgTCAGCTCTTCGCCATCGCCGGCGGAGGTCCGGAGACGGATGCCTTCAAGCACCTGGCAGCTGCATTCACAGTACTTAGATCCCTGGGATCGGCCAAGACCACAACCAACTCGGAGTCGAGTCGCATTGGCCAGTTCATCGAGGTGCAGGTGACGGATGGCGCGCTCTATCGCACCAAGATCCACTGCTACTTCCTGGACCAGACGCGCGTCATTCGTCCACTGCCCAAGGAGAAGAACTACCACATCTTCTATCAACTCCTAGCTGGTCTCAGCCGAGAGGAGCGCCAGAAGCTCCACCTGGATGGCTACTCGCCGGCCAATCTGCGCTATCTGCGTGGAGACATCGGCCAGAACGAGCAGGAGGATGCGGCGCGGTTCCAGGCCTGGAAGACCTGCCTAGGCATTCTGGGCATTCCGTTCCTGGATGTCGTGCGGGTGCTGGCCGCCGTTTTGCTGCTGGGAAATGTTCAGTTTATTGATGGAGGG GGTCTCGAGGTGGACGTGAAGGGTGAAACGGAGTTGAACTCGGTGGCCAGTCTTCTGGGCGTTCCGCCGGCGGCACTCTTCCGTGGACTGACCACCCGCACCCACAACGTTCGTGGCCAGCTGGTGAAGTCCGTGTGCGGCGACGGCGATGCCAACATGACGCGCGACTGCCTGGCAAAGGCGCTGTACTGCCGCACGGTGGCCACCATTGTGCGCCGGGCCAATAGCCTGAAGCGCCTGGGCTCCACGCTGGGCACCCTCAGCTCGGACTCCAACGAATCGGTGCACAACCAGGCGGACGTCGCCTCCCAACACGCCTCCACCATTGGCGGTGGCAATGCGGGCTCCAAGTCGATGGCTGCCCTCAATAATGCGGTGCGCCATGCCACTTCCGATGGCTTCATCGGTATCCTGGACATGTTCGGCTTCGAGGAGCCCTCGCCACATGCTCATCTGGAGCACTTGTGCATCAACCTGTGCGCCGAGACCATGCAGCACTTCTACAACACGCACATCTTCAAGTCCTCCGTGGAGTCCTGTCGCGACGAGGGCATCGTGTGCGACACCGAGGTGGACTACGTGGACAATGTGCCCTGCATTGATCTGATATCCTCGCTGCGAACTGGTTTGCTCAGCATGCTGGACGCGGAGTGTTCGGTGAGGGGCACTGCCGAGAGTTATGTGACCAAGTTGAAGGTGCAGCACCGCAGCTCCAGCCGCTTGGAGACGAAACCCACCGCCGAGCCACACGATCCACGCATGTTTCTCATCCGTCACTTTGCCGGCCGGGTGGAGTACGATACCACGGACTTCCTGGACACCAATCGGGATGTGGTGCCCGACGACTTGGTGGGCGTCTTCTACAAGCACACCTGCAACTTTGGCTTCGCCACCCATCTCTTTGGCTCCGAGCTGAAGGCCCTGTATGCCCAGCAGCAGGCTCCGCGGGGTCTTAGCTTCCGCATTTCGCCCACATCACACTCGGATCTGCTGAACGGCGACGAGCCGGTCTCCACGCTGACCCAAGACTTCCACACCAGGCTGGACAATCTGCTGCGCACCCTGGTGCACGCCAGGCCGCACTTTGTGCGCTGCATCCGGAGCAATGGCACCGAGGCGGCCGGCAGCTTCGATAGGGCCACGGTGGTGCGCCAGATTAGGTCGCTGCAGGTCCTGGAGACGGTCAACCTGATGGCCAGTGGGTTTCCGCATCGCATGCGCTTCAAGCAGTTCAACGCCCGCTACCGGATGCTGGCCCCATTCCGGCTGCTGCGTCGCAGCGAGGACAAGGCTCTGGAGGATTGCCAGCTGATACTGCAGTACGCGCTGGAGCAGCCGCCGGTGCTGGATGGCTCGGTGACCCTGGCCTGGGCGCCCGGCAAGCGTCACGCCTTCCTCAGCGAGGGCATTCGCCAGCACTTGGAGCACTTGCGCACCGAGATCAGGCACAAGAGCGCCACCCTGATGCAGGCCACCTGGCGCGGCTGGTGGTGGCGCAAGAAGATGGGCAGTGGCGGGCCCAAGCGCTCTAAGCTCCCAGGTCATCAGCAGGCGCCACTGGCGAACTCCAAGGTCACGCCGAACTCCGCCGCGCAGAGCAAGGCCGCATCCTCCACGATGGCCGCCCTTGCCGCggtggcagctgctgctcccaTTTCTG TGCCACGCCTCTCGGCCAAGACAACGAACCTGGGCATTGGGGGCACAGTGGCCAGACCCAGGCCACAGCCCATAGCTGGCACTCCGCCGCCGGATCCGCAGGAGAAGTGCGACCAGAAGATCATACAGCAGACCTGCAACCTGTTTGGACTCGATTTG GAACGTCCGCCGCCAGTTCCGCCGTCTCGTTCCTACACAATCACCGGCAACTCCAAGATAAGCTATCCCCAAAACCGGGTTATGAAGATGAACTTCCCGGAGGAGGGACAGTCGGAGGCGCCGCAGCTGAAGAAGGGCGAGGCGGTGACCGTGGTGGGGGCCTCCACCGGTCGGGGTCACCTGATGGTGGAGCACAAGGGGCAGAGCTTCCATGTTCCCTTCCAGTTCATGACACTCAGTAAATAA
- the LOC122622585 gene encoding zinc finger and SCAN domain-containing protein 23, with translation MHSSETNMTEDQDVSTCRLCHRETDPNSLNIFDGTVEFCQDLSVAEVSQGLWSVQYDRHECLSELICSRCLEILKDAFELRRRMQEQEQSLQEQLMELIKDDPKYRPGLNGNPGLFVPEEGCIIVDVDPEKLAESSEDEFALGSDGEYDNYDDDDDEEEEDFDEEDEEDGQNGDDVDMPLGMDAAQMAAQKTVATNANTTEARPKRAFLCQYCDLGFTLPADCQEHERTAHDPNAPYCCTYCNLKLVTRPALISHIKTLHDPERPYVCAHCRKGFVRRSDLKKHTIVHTGVRPYTCNVCSKSFSRNTNLTKHMRIHSGVKPFVCQQCPRSFQTAVEMMRHTRSHGEVKAFQCGRCPYSFSRKDKLLAHQQVHTRRDVEQQQHMGLIPPMEGDLQQQAFQAKQKAPVQTKNSRNYRCDVCDRTFQRERDLQRHRALHMDSLFACKICNQGFNRREQLQRHELEAHGPSFTCGICCISFLHQIELENHLKVHQLQHKMAQRAQEASILPLKMPEQAPVAMAAPVVQEPQPMRPSAAELSFYSNMIPTMNLGFYSETRPEE, from the exons ATGCATTCATCGGAGACCAACATGACCGAGGATCAGGATGTGAGCACTTGCCGTCTGTGCCACCGTGAAACGGATCCCAATTCGCTAAACATTTTCGATGGCACTGTGGAGTTTTGCCAGGATTTGTCTGTTGCAGAGGTTTCCCAGGGTCTCTGGAGCGTTCAG TACGATCGCCACGAATGTTTGTCGGAGCTCATTTGCTCAAGGTGTCTGGAGATCCTGAAAGATGCTTTCGAACTGCGAAGACGgatgcaggagcaggaacagtcCCTGCAGGAGCAGCTGATGGAGCTGATTAAAGATGATCCCAAGTACCGTCCAGGCTTAAACGGCAACCCCGGATTATTTGTGCCCGAGGAGGGCTGCATTATTGTGGACGTCGATCCAGAGAAGCTGGCTGAGAGCAGTGAAGATGAGTTCGCACTTGGCTCCGACGGGGAATACGATAACtatgacgacgatgatgatgaggaggaggaagactTTGATgaggaggacgaagaagaTGGCCAGAACGGCGATGACGTCGACATGCCACTGGGCATGGATGCGGCCCAGATGGCGGCTCAAAAGACCGTTGCCACCAACGCCAACACCACAGAGGCACGGCCCAAACGGGCGTTCCTTTGTCAATACTGTGATCTGGGCTTCACCCTGCCCGCCGACTGTCAAGAGCACGAGCGGACAGCACATGATCCTAACGCGCCGTACTGCTGCACCTACTGCAATCTTAAGCTGGTTACCCGGCCCGCTTTGATTTCGCACATTAAGACGCTGCATGATCCGGAGCGTCCGTATGTGTGTGCCCACTGTCGGAAGGGATTTGTGCGCCGCTCCGATCTGAAAAAGCACACAATCGTGCATACTGGCGTCAGGCCCTACACATGCAACGTTTGCTCAAAGAGTTTCTCGCGGAACACCAATCTGACCAAGCACATGCGCATTCACAGCGGTGTCAAGCCGTTTGTTTGCCAGCAGTGTCCGCGGTCCTTCCAGACGGCAGTGGAAATGATGCGCCATACCCGATCCCACGGAGAGGTAAAGGCTTTCCAATGTGGCCGCTGCCCTTACTCGTTTTCGCGCAAGGATAAACTACTCGCCCATCAGCAAGTCCACACCAGGCGGGACgtagagcagcagcagcatatgGGCCTAATTCCCCCGATGGAGGGtgacctgcagcagcaggcgtttcaggcaaaacaaaaggctcCTGTACAAACCAAAAACTCGCGCAATTACCGATGCGATGTCTGCGATCGAACTTTTCAACGGGAGAGGGACCTGCAACGCCATCGAGCTCTTCACATGGACTCGCTGTTCGCCTGCAAGATATGCAATCAAGGTTTCAACCGACGCGAGCAACTGCAGCGCCATGAACTGGAGGCCCATGGGCCCAGCTTTACGTGCGGAATCTGCTGCATTAGCTTCCTGCATCAAATCGAGCTGGAGAATCACCTCAAGGTTCATCAGTTGCAGCACAAGATGGCCCAGCGGGCTCAAGAGGCTTCAATTTTGCCCCTGAAAATGCCCGAACAGGCTCCAGTGGCTATGGCAGCTCCGGTAGTTCAGGAACCCCAGCCAATGCGACCTTCGGCAGCGGAACTGTCGTTCTACAGCAACATGATTCCCACAATGAATCTGGGCTTCTATAGCGAGACTCGTCCCGAGGAGTag
- the LOC122619441 gene encoding unconventional myosin-Vc isoform X1, which yields MLLPDQTYADYDVGRPKLLTYHKSRSRGLKSQSKLQRSKSSDASSSSYERTADFFENIPDFLGDSLPTFLYSPPEQQDAQSKGGGGEVRLERDQLEDEDEDLDSESSSQSDNCEDDDVLRLCEDFLCRHRMRPDFFCQYHKAVSSTTASPKQTKTSTPIVQCKSVSPPGKVPADKKDLKSTSRTSTVVERFAKFSAIYTLPVPKRKKACNKTTGNITDASSSNEAVHLQQRLKSLSTELVTLRNRLHVGHGPGQGQSQGGNGSQPVPPGPNAGPKANNFDLNASSPNLNLSSSGAGLSATAVQQHTNGHHTTSKNHSFSHSGSGGGGAGGGGTVVSARNTSIPHPLPHQLAEKPSLPHQQSGSGHGQSTGTLPHMSGMGSILGQGSHSHAAVNSNNSNTLPMRSTNSGHLGSNGGGVGHHLSHAHSQQLPFIPQSKHTNPCQSVKTLPFGFGYSESQQKVQQQKQPPANSSPKDMQDLIHLSGPLTEHAVMRTLQARFNEQRYFTNVGPILLSINPYLDVGNPLTLTSTRAMPLAPQLQKIVQEAVRQQSETGYPQAIILSGTSGAGKTANAMLMLRQLFAIAGGGPETDAFKHLAAAFTVLRSLGSAKTTTNSESSRIGQFIEVQVTDGALYRTKIHCYFLDQTRVIRPLPKEKNYHIFYQLLAGLSREERQKLHLDGYSPANLRYLRGDIGQNEQEDAARFQAWKTCLGILGIPFLDVVRVLAAVLLLGNVQFIDGGGLEVDVKGETELNSVASLLGVPPAALFRGLTTRTHNVRGQLVKSVCGDGDANMTRDCLAKALYCRTVATIVRRANSLKRLGSTLGTLSSDSNESVHNQADVASQHASTIGGGNAGSKSMAALNNAVRHATSDGFIGILDMFGFEEPSPHAHLEHLCINLCAETMQHFYNTHIFKSSVESCRDEGIVCDTEVDYVDNVPCIDLISSLRTGLLSMLDAECSVRGTAESYVTKLKVQHRSSSRLETKPTAEPHDPRMFLIRHFAGRVEYDTTDFLDTNRDVVPDDLVGVFYKHTCNFGFATHLFGSELKALYAQQQAPRGLSFRISPTSHSDLLNGDEPVSTLTQDFHTRLDNLLRTLVHARPHFVRCIRSNGTEAAGSFDRATVVRQIRSLQVLETVNLMASGFPHRMRFKQFNARYRMLAPFRLLRRSEDKALEDCQLILQYALEQPPVLDGSVTLAWAPGKRHAFLSEGIRQHLEHLRTEIRHKSATLMQATWRGWWWRKKMGSGGPKRSKLPGHQQAPLANSKVTPNSAAQSKAASSTMAALAAVAAAAPISVPRLSAKTTNLGIGGTVARPRPQPIAGTPPPDPQEKCDQKIIQQTCNLFGLDLERPPPVPPSRSYTITGNSKISYPQNRVMKMNFPEEGQSEAPQLKKGEAVTVVGASTGRGHLMVEHKGQSFHVPFQFMTLSK from the exons ATGTTGCTGCCGGACCAGACTTATGCCGACTACGATGTGGGCCGCCCCAAGCTGCTGACCTACCACAAGAGCAGGAGTCGCGGCTTGAAGTCCCAGTCCAAGCTGCAGCGGTCCAAGAGCTCCgatgccagcagcagcagctacgaGCGAACGGCGGACTTCTTCGAGAACATTCCGGATTTCCTCGGCGATTCGCTTCCCACCTTTCTCTACAGTCCGCCGGAGCAGCAGGATGCCCAGTCGAAGGGCGGGGGCGGTGAGGTGCGATTGGAGCGGGATCAGctggaggatgaggacgaggaccTCGATAGCGAGAGCAGCAGCCAGAGCGACAACTGCGAGGACGACGATGTCCTGCGACTGTGCGAGGACTTCCTCTGTCGCCATCGCATGCGACCCGACTTCTTCTGCCAGTACCACAAGGCAGTCAG TTCCACAACGGCGTCACCAAAGCAAACGAAAACCTCAACTCCCATTGTGCAGTGCAAGTCCGTATCCCCGCCAGGAAAAGTGCCAGCGGACAAAAAGGACCTCAAGTCGACGAGCAGGACGAGTACTGTGGTGGAGAGGTTTGCCAAGTTCTCAGCCATTTACACGCTTCCAGTGCCCAAGAGGAAGAAGGCGTGCAACAAAACCACAGGAAATATCACAG ATGCATCTTCATCCAACGAGGCAGTTCATCTGCAGCAGCGGCTCAAAAGCCTGAGCACCGAGTTGGTTACTCTGCGAAATCGGCTACACGTGGGCCATGGACCCGGTCAGGGTCAGAGCCAGGGAGGAAATGGTTCACAGCCAGTACCTCCGGGTCCCAATGCGGGTCCCAAGGCCAACAACTTTGACCTGAACGCATCCAGTCCGAATCTCAACCTGAGTTCCAGCGGCGCAGGACTCTCAGCCACCGCCGTGCAGCAGCACACCAATGGACACCACACGACATCGAAG AATCACAGCTTCAGCCACTCGGGCTCcgggggaggaggagcaggaggaggtggGACGGTGGTGTCGGCTAGGAACACCTCGATTCCACACCCACTTCCGCACCAGCTGGCCGAGAAGCCGAGTCTGCCGCATCAGCAGAGTGGCAGCGGACATGGCCAGTCCACTGGGACACTGCCGCACATGAGCGGCATGGGAAGCATCCTGGGGCAAGGTTCCCACTCCCATGCAGCggtcaacagcaacaactccAACACGCTGCCCATGCGCTCCACGAACTCTGGACACCTGGGCAGCAATGGCGGAGGCGTTGGACACCATctcagccacgcccacagccagCAATTGCCATTCATCCCGCAGTCGAAGCACACGAATCCCTGCCAGAGTGTGAAGACTCTGCCCTTTGGATTCGGCTACTCCGAGAGTCAGCAGAaggtgcagcagcagaagcagccgcCGGCCAACTCCTCGCCCAAGGACATGCAGGATCTGATCCACTTGTCGGGACCGCTCACCGAGCACGCCGTGATGCGGACGCTGCAGGCCCGCTTCAATGAGCAGCGGTACTTT ACGAACGTGGGTCCGATCTTGCTCTCCATCAATCCGTACCTGGACGTGGGCAACCCGCTGACCCTCACCTCCACGCGCGCCATGCCGCTGGCCCCGCAGCTGCAGAAGATCGTCCAGGAGGCAGTGCGTCAGCAGAGCGAGACGGGCTATCCGCAGGCCATCATCCTGTCGGGCACATCGGGCGCCGGAAAGACGGCCAATgcgatgctgatgctgcgTCAGCTCTTCGCCATCGCCGGCGGAGGTCCGGAGACGGATGCCTTCAAGCACCTGGCAGCTGCATTCACAGTACTTAGATCCCTGGGATCGGCCAAGACCACAACCAACTCGGAGTCGAGTCGCATTGGCCAGTTCATCGAGGTGCAGGTGACGGATGGCGCGCTCTATCGCACCAAGATCCACTGCTACTTCCTGGACCAGACGCGCGTCATTCGTCCACTGCCCAAGGAGAAGAACTACCACATCTTCTATCAACTCCTAGCTGGTCTCAGCCGAGAGGAGCGCCAGAAGCTCCACCTGGATGGCTACTCGCCGGCCAATCTGCGCTATCTGCGTGGAGACATCGGCCAGAACGAGCAGGAGGATGCGGCGCGGTTCCAGGCCTGGAAGACCTGCCTAGGCATTCTGGGCATTCCGTTCCTGGATGTCGTGCGGGTGCTGGCCGCCGTTTTGCTGCTGGGAAATGTTCAGTTTATTGATGGAGGG GGTCTCGAGGTGGACGTGAAGGGTGAAACGGAGTTGAACTCGGTGGCCAGTCTTCTGGGCGTTCCGCCGGCGGCACTCTTCCGTGGACTGACCACCCGCACCCACAACGTTCGTGGCCAGCTGGTGAAGTCCGTGTGCGGCGACGGCGATGCCAACATGACGCGCGACTGCCTGGCAAAGGCGCTGTACTGCCGCACGGTGGCCACCATTGTGCGCCGGGCCAATAGCCTGAAGCGCCTGGGCTCCACGCTGGGCACCCTCAGCTCGGACTCCAACGAATCGGTGCACAACCAGGCGGACGTCGCCTCCCAACACGCCTCCACCATTGGCGGTGGCAATGCGGGCTCCAAGTCGATGGCTGCCCTCAATAATGCGGTGCGCCATGCCACTTCCGATGGCTTCATCGGTATCCTGGACATGTTCGGCTTCGAGGAGCCCTCGCCACATGCTCATCTGGAGCACTTGTGCATCAACCTGTGCGCCGAGACCATGCAGCACTTCTACAACACGCACATCTTCAAGTCCTCCGTGGAGTCCTGTCGCGACGAGGGCATCGTGTGCGACACCGAGGTGGACTACGTGGACAATGTGCCCTGCATTGATCTGATATCCTCGCTGCGAACTGGTTTGCTCAGCATGCTGGACGCGGAGTGTTCGGTGAGGGGCACTGCCGAGAGTTATGTGACCAAGTTGAAGGTGCAGCACCGCAGCTCCAGCCGCTTGGAGACGAAACCCACCGCCGAGCCACACGATCCACGCATGTTTCTCATCCGTCACTTTGCCGGCCGGGTGGAGTACGATACCACGGACTTCCTGGACACCAATCGGGATGTGGTGCCCGACGACTTGGTGGGCGTCTTCTACAAGCACACCTGCAACTTTGGCTTCGCCACCCATCTCTTTGGCTCCGAGCTGAAGGCCCTGTATGCCCAGCAGCAGGCTCCGCGGGGTCTTAGCTTCCGCATTTCGCCCACATCACACTCGGATCTGCTGAACGGCGACGAGCCGGTCTCCACGCTGACCCAAGACTTCCACACCAGGCTGGACAATCTGCTGCGCACCCTGGTGCACGCCAGGCCGCACTTTGTGCGCTGCATCCGGAGCAATGGCACCGAGGCGGCCGGCAGCTTCGATAGGGCCACGGTGGTGCGCCAGATTAGGTCGCTGCAGGTCCTGGAGACGGTCAACCTGATGGCCAGTGGGTTTCCGCATCGCATGCGCTTCAAGCAGTTCAACGCCCGCTACCGGATGCTGGCCCCATTCCGGCTGCTGCGTCGCAGCGAGGACAAGGCTCTGGAGGATTGCCAGCTGATACTGCAGTACGCGCTGGAGCAGCCGCCGGTGCTGGATGGCTCGGTGACCCTGGCCTGGGCGCCCGGCAAGCGTCACGCCTTCCTCAGCGAGGGCATTCGCCAGCACTTGGAGCACTTGCGCACCGAGATCAGGCACAAGAGCGCCACCCTGATGCAGGCCACCTGGCGCGGCTGGTGGTGGCGCAAGAAGATGGGCAGTGGCGGGCCCAAGCGCTCTAAGCTCCCAGGTCATCAGCAGGCGCCACTGGCGAACTCCAAGGTCACGCCGAACTCCGCCGCGCAGAGCAAGGCCGCATCCTCCACGATGGCCGCCCTTGCCGCggtggcagctgctgctcccaTTTCTG TGCCACGCCTCTCGGCCAAGACAACGAACCTGGGCATTGGGGGCACAGTGGCCAGACCCAGGCCACAGCCCATAGCTGGCACTCCGCCGCCGGATCCGCAGGAGAAGTGCGACCAGAAGATCATACAGCAGACCTGCAACCTGTTTGGACTCGATTTG GAACGTCCGCCGCCAGTTCCGCCGTCTCGTTCCTACACAATCACCGGCAACTCCAAGATAAGCTATCCCCAAAACCGGGTTATGAAGATGAACTTCCCGGAGGAGGGACAGTCGGAGGCGCCGCAGCTGAAGAAGGGCGAGGCGGTGACCGTGGTGGGGGCCTCCACCGGTCGGGGTCACCTGATGGTGGAGCACAAGGGGCAGAGCTTCCATGTTCCCTTCCAGTTCATGACACTCAGTAAATAA
- the LOC122619454 gene encoding uncharacterized protein LOC122619454 — translation MIKEPIPEVDMRMVAKNAEAHRRGILGFAPRIAMLTVDYDDLDRIDNFYLESQRYRDYYRDPHNTLHKPPRFRRHQGKCGIKLDTSVQHLTRPIRWVKERQPVIYPSLRDTAMMVGIPISSMLIGHYDKASCVSFHR, via the coding sequence ATGATAAAGGAGCCCATTCCTGAAGTGGACATGAGAATGGTGGCCAAAAATGCAGAGGCTCATCGACGGGGCATTTTGGGCTTTGCTCCTCGGATCGCAATGCTCACTGTCGACTACGACGATCTAGACAGGATCGACAACTTCTATCTGGAGAGCCAGAGGTACCGGGACTATTACCGCGACCCGCACAACACTCTGCACAAGCCGCCCCGTTTTCGGCGACATCAGGGAAAGTGCGGCATCAAACTGGACACCAGTGTCCAGCACTTGACCCGGCCCATCCGTTGGGTCAAGGAGCGACAGCCAGTGATCTATCCTTCTTTAAGGGACACTGCCATGATGGTGGGCATACCGATTTCATCCATGCTCATAGGCCACTACGACAAGGCGTCTTGTGTCTCATTTCATCGTTag